A segment of the SAR324 cluster bacterium genome:
CCTCCAACGTTGGAATCGTCTCGTCTGTGAGTACTTCTTCACCATCAATCTCATGCTTGATTTTTAATTTTTTCAAAACCGCCAAAGTGTAGTCCTTGACTTTCCCCGCTCCGTTGGTTGTCCGGTCCAGCGTGTCATCATGAATCACGACAAGCTCGTTGTCCTTGCTCAAATGCGTGTCAATCTCAATGGCCTTGCCACCATGTATCCAAGTGTTTTTCACCGCAGTGATGGTGTTTTCAGGTGCTGAATTATGCCCAGCCCGATGCAGGTAAACCAATCCTTTGTATTTACTCGCATCGGGTGAGGGTGGGAGTTGTACCAGGTAAAACCATGCAACAGGGGCGATGATCAGCATTGCTAAAATCATGTAAATAATTTTTATCGGGTAGGATTCTTTGGTTTCTGGGAGGTAGTATCTTAATTTCATTGGCCGGGTAGTGCTAAAGGAGCAATTTGTATTGCCGCGTTAAGAAAATACAACGATATCGTTACAATCGAAAACAGCATAAAAACAAATCCTGTCAAAATTTTTAAATTTCTATTCATGGCTTAAACAGTTTCCCTTCAAAATAAAATTTACAGACAGGACGTTCTTCCTGTGTTTCGCAGGCAAGGTTGATCACTTTGCCTTTAAGAATTTGTACAGCACCCGGGATCTCATCCGCTCCCGATAATTTTACAGGGAAAAGACCGTCTGAATTGCGTGAAACACTGACACACGAGGGAGACGTGTTGACAAACACAAATTCCTTGTTGAAGCCCTCGACGCTGGCCAGACAGGAAGCATCTTCTCCTATGTCATTTTCTGCGGTGTAGAGTCCCATTTCACCAAGCGTTGTTTCATATTCTTTTATCATCTGATTGTATTCAAAACGGTCAATAATCCCGTCTTGCAGCATGGCATCCAGTTCTGTTTTGGATCGCTGATTCTTGGCCTTTTCTGAAGCCTGAAGACGCCTGTCAAAATCCCTCTTTTCCGTCAACTCCTGAGTCTGCTGTTTTTTGGGATTTCCAAACAATAATTCTATGATTGGTATCAATCCCGTATATGACAAAGGATACAAAAAAAGCAAAGAACAAATCATGATTCCCATCAAAACTTTTTCATGCGCTCCTCCTGTCACCATGCGAAACTCTGGGACAAGTGACACAAAATAGGCTTTGACTTTGGGATAGAAAAACATCGGACCCTGTTTTGTGAAGGTATCAGCCACGATATGCATGAAATAGCCTGCTACCGCGGCGATGTACGTCCACCATGAATTAACCACCAATGGAGTCGCTAAACAGGCAATGATCAACACCGCCCAGATGGAATGTGTGATGGTTCGGTGTCCATGGTGGGTGTCAAGATAACGGGATGCCATGGGAAACGCTTTTCCCATGATGGATTTGGGTGTGTCAATGTCCGGGAGTGGTGCTGTAAGTGTGATTGCGACAATCTCACCTGTTGAAATCGGGTGATTGAACATCACGGATGCGCCGACATAGACAAAATGATTGAAAACAATATGGGCAGGTGTGAGCATGTCATATCCGGTAATATTATTTTTTTTGTTGCTGGATGCCTTTTAGCAACGTACCCCTGAAAATCATCAGGAACATTAAAATAATGGTTCCACCAATGACAACCGGGAGGTTGCCTGTCTTCATGCCGTACACTCTGAATGCCGCCAGTAACACACTCAGTAAAACCCAGAACAGCCCGATATTGATCTCGGATGTTCCCGCTTTATGTGTGAGCGCACGCGCTTTTTCCCGTGTGACAGTGGGTTCATTGGCCAGACTGTAGAGCAAATCTGAAGCGGCTCCCGGACTGCCACCCACCGCACGGCGGAGATGCTTGACCAAATGGGTTTCATCCTGGATGGAAATATTTTGCAGTCTCAGAAAATCCCTGGCGATCAGGTCAATATTCGCTTCGGATAAACCGCCAAGTCCCAGCCGCAACGATCTAAAATAGATACTCATGATCGACTGTTTCTTATCTCTGGCAGTGCCTATGATCGAGCCATAAGAAACGATCACAGACAGCAGGCGTTCTCCTGTGATGGGAATGGAATCCACATCATCCACCAGAAAAACAATGTTCCTGTGTACGGTGAGAATCTGCTCCAGAATGTTGATTTTTACGGCGGTTGTCTGCCGTCGTAACGTTTTCCACAACTCATCAAAATCTTCATACTCATCCTGTTTGATTCCTGTGGAATAGATCATGTTCCACTCATAAAGCTTGATAAACAGGGTTTCAAACAGGGTTGCCAGTGGCTTGGACTGACGGATAAACACGACTTTCTTGTGGGCATTTGTTTGATAAAGTTGTTCCAGCAATACGGTTTTTCCAATGAAACGTTCTCCAAAAATGAGTACGGATTGCCTACGATCAAGTCTTGTTTGCAATTCTCTCAGTTCATTGTCCCTTCCAATCAGTCCCACGATCCCGGCAACACCGGAACACGCCATCAAGCCTATCTGTGAACCCAGAATGATCTCTCCCGGGTCATCCTCAATCGGCAGTTCATCCACAAGGATTTCGTCGTTTTCAACAAGGTCCTCATCTTCTTCCTGTGGCGACTCTTCCTCCGGTAGTTCTTCCTCGGTTTCCGTTTCAAGGATGTCGCTTATTTTAAGGTCCATGCTTATTTTTTGGCTGAGGTTGGCACATTGTCGGCAGTTGTGGATTTTTCTTCAGGCTTTGCCTCACGGGATTGCGTCATTTGCAGTCTTTCGGCCAGTGAGCCAATATCAATATGACTGTAAATCGTGGTTGTTTGAACATTGGAATGACCCAGCACCTTTGCCACAAGGTAAAGATCGCCATGCTCCTTGTAGAGATGCGTTCCTGTGAAATGCCGGAGTTTATGCGGTGAATAGGATGTTTGCCCTGAGGCGGTCCAGCAGTTATGCAAATGCGCTCGCATTTGTCTGTCGGTAATGTGCCCTTTCAGCTTGTTCCCAGGGAACAGAAATTCCACTGTATAACCTTGTTCTTTCAGTTCGTCCTCCAGAGACTTGATGCGTTGTTTTAACGCAGGGGAGATAGGCACCTGTCGTTCCTTATCGCCTTTCCCGATGACGTTCAGACTGTAAAACAGTCTATTGTCCTTGGTGATCCCTTCCTTCACATCTCCAAACCGTGTATTGACCAGTTCGGAAATACGCAGGCCGCTCTCGGCCAGAATTTCAACGGCGACCGCAATGAAGGTTTTTTTGTTTCCCCGGCAGAACTGAATCAGTTTCTGAACCTCATCGTCAGAGGGGTATTGGGGCAACCGCTTTCCCACCTTGGGCTTGTTCACGAGTTTTGCGGGATTCGAGTCAATCAACTCCTCCCGAATCATCCATGCGTAAAAGGATGATATGGCGGCAAGCCTGGA
Coding sequences within it:
- a CDS encoding metal-dependent hydrolase is translated as MLTPAHIVFNHFVYVGASVMFNHPISTGEIVAITLTAPLPDIDTPKSIMGKAFPMASRYLDTHHGHRTITHSIWAVLIIACLATPLVVNSWWTYIAAVAGYFMHIVADTFTKQGPMFFYPKVKAYFVSLVPEFRMVTGGAHEKVLMGIMICSLLFLYPLSYTGLIPIIELLFGNPKKQQTQELTEKRDFDRRLQASEKAKNQRSKTELDAMLQDGIIDRFEYNQMIKEYETTLGEMGLYTAENDIGEDASCLASVEGFNKEFVFVNTSPSCVSVSRNSDGLFPVKLSGADEIPGAVQILKGKVINLACETQEERPVCKFYFEGKLFKP
- a CDS encoding ATP-binding protein is translated as MDLKISDILETETEEELPEEESPQEEDEDLVENDEILVDELPIEDDPGEIILGSQIGLMACSGVAGIVGLIGRDNELRELQTRLDRRQSVLIFGERFIGKTVLLEQLYQTNAHKKVVFIRQSKPLATLFETLFIKLYEWNMIYSTGIKQDEYEDFDELWKTLRRQTTAVKINILEQILTVHRNIVFLVDDVDSIPITGERLLSVIVSYGSIIGTARDKKQSIMSIYFRSLRLGLGGLSEANIDLIARDFLRLQNISIQDETHLVKHLRRAVGGSPGAASDLLYSLANEPTVTREKARALTHKAGTSEINIGLFWVLLSVLLAAFRVYGMKTGNLPVVIGGTIILMFLMIFRGTLLKGIQQQKK
- a CDS encoding tyrosine-type recombinase/integrase, with product MEEEAIYKTKVAEKQNFRKQQEIQKLLEEFAYDMKLANKSPATIYRYRLTMKDYLKFCDELKVTVQEVGRRQMKLYLQSMEKLAPKTVHSRLAAISSFYAWMIREELIDSNPAKLVNKPKVGKRLPQYPSDDEVQKLIQFCRGNKKTFIAVAVEILAESGLRISELVNTRFGDVKEGITKDNRLFYSLNVIGKGDKERQVPISPALKQRIKSLEDELKEQGYTVEFLFPGNKLKGHITDRQMRAHLHNCWTASGQTSYSPHKLRHFTGTHLYKEHGDLYLVAKVLGHSNVQTTTIYSHIDIGSLAERLQMTQSREAKPEEKSTTADNVPTSAKK